A single Lynx canadensis isolate LIC74 chromosome D2, mLynCan4.pri.v2, whole genome shotgun sequence DNA region contains:
- the HIF1AN gene encoding hypoxia-inducible factor 1-alpha inhibitor isoform X1, which translates to MAATAAEAVASGSGEPREEAEAPGPAWDESQLRNYSFPTRPIPRLSQSDPRAEELIENEEPVVLTDTNLVYPALKWDLEYLQENIGNGDFSVYSASTHKFLYYDEKKMANFQNFKPKSNREEMKFHEFVEKLQDIQQQGGEERLYLQQTLNDTVGRKIVMDFLGFNWNWINKQQGKRGWGQLTSNLLLIGMEGNVTPAHYDEQQNFFAQIKGYKRCILFPPDQFECLYPYPVHHPCDRQSQVDFDNPDYERFPNFQNVVGYETVVGPGDVLYIPMYWWHHIESLLNGGITITVNFWYKGAPTPKRIEYPLKAHQKVAIMRNIEKMLGEALGNPQEVGPLLNTMIKGRYN; encoded by the exons ATGGCGGCGACAGCAGCGGAGGCCGTGGCCTCGGGCTCTGGAGAACCCCGGGAAGAAGCTGAAGCCCCCGGCCCAGCCTGGGATGAGTCCCAACTGCGCAATTATAGCTTCCCGACCCGGCCCATCCCGCGTCTGAGTCAGAGCGACCCCCGGGCGGAGGAACTTATCGAGAATGAG GAGCCTGTGGTGCTGACAGACACAAATCTTGTGTATCCTGCTCTGAAATGGGACCTTGAATATCTGCAGGAGAACATTGGCAACGGAGACTTCTCTGTGTACAGTGCCAGCACCCACAAGTTTTTGTACTACGATGAGAAGAAGATGGCTAATTTCCAGAACTTTAAGCCCAAGTCCAACAGGGAGGAAATGAAATTTCATGAGTTTGTTGAGAAACTGCAGGATATACAGCagcaaggaggggaagagag GTTGTATCTGCAGCAAACGCTCAATGACACCGTGGGCAGGAAGATTGTCATGGACTTCTTGGGTTTTAACTGGAACTGGATTAATAAACAACAGGGAAAGCGTGGCTGGGGACAGCTGACATCCAACCTGCTGCTCATTGGCATGGAAG GAAATGTGACACCTGCTCACTATGATGAGCAGCAGAACTTCTTTGCCCAGATAAAAGGCTACAAGCGATGCATTTTATTCCCTCCGGATCAGTTTGAATGCCTGTACCCATATCCTGTTCATCACCCATGTGACAGACAGAGCCAG GTGGACTTTGACAATCCTGACTACGAGAGGTTCCCCAATTTCCAGAACGTGGTTGGTTATGAAACAGTGGTTGGCCCTGGTGATGTTCTTTACATCCCAATGTACTG GTGGCATCACATAGAGTCATTACTAAATGGGGGGATTACCATCACTGTGAACTTCTGGTATAAG GGGGCCCCCACCCCTAAGAGAATTGAATATCCTCTCAAAGCCCATCAGAAAGTGGCCATAATGAGAAACATTGAGAAGATGCTTGGAGAGGCCTTGGGGAACCCACAAGAG